A stretch of the Papaver somniferum cultivar HN1 chromosome 6, ASM357369v1, whole genome shotgun sequence genome encodes the following:
- the LOC113288403 gene encoding FACT complex subunit SPT16-like isoform X2 has product MRRYRPDLLYQEIFRSDNRYKYTRELRKQNQAKLSRTLHKRTYERLGVTKPLYNVEMYNKLFGEGNDTTSDSSKKVELLEGKLPRVRLSNVSIYPAAVTRTRREMIGTLEAYLNGFRYSPFQIDIMYSNVKHAFFQYGEEEKDGDETIPPLLHLHLRNPIKVGTEMEKDIQFRMVHTFKGRKRSAHDSCKFGDLNRVMRNFLAEVDRIWRPLPFLFCREVQREYGFKGELPLKEPRVFCLTEPCIVDLVKAPFFVVTLEEVEIASLVLVKPEMTVFNLTFVLKDFTHDVLQIYSIPEMKLDGIKQSLDIRSVKYYENDSLDLDIGQWRSRLENIRLHPETFMEEGGWDKFNSGESDADYSDSSAASIENYSDFSGMDYNSDKQSSDSDQEIGSPADKKKNTCYPDGKPGQVSSSGRKKREKNEVPSTRILRTRRTVGEQSLVLSEESDDECLRPRYRRKGKKCATPTKLISKVRGPVVVSDSEE; this is encoded by the coding sequence ATGAGGCGTTACCGTCCAGACCTTTTGTATCAGGAGATTTTTAGGTCTGACAACCGTTACAAGTATACCAGGGAGTTGAGGAAGCAGAATCAGGCTAAACTTTCACGTACCTTACACAAACGTACTTATGAGAGGTTGGGGGTCACTAAGCCTCTATACAACGTTGAGATGTACAACAAACTCTTCGGAGAAGGAAATGATACCACTTCGGATTCTTCCAAGAAAGTTGAATTGCTAGAAGGAAAACTCCCTCGTGTACGGTTATCTAATGTGTCAATATATCCCGCAGCGGTGACAAGAACTCGTAGAGAGATGATTGGCACCCTTGAAGCATATTTGAATGGTTTCCGTTATTCACCTTTCCAGATAGATATCATGTACAGTAATGTAAAACATGCTTTCTTTCAATATGGAGAGGAAGAGAAAGATGGAGACGAGACCATCCCGCCTCTCTTACACTTGCACTTGCGCAACCCAATCAAGGTGGGGACCGAGATGGAAAAGGATATCCAGTTCCGTATGGTACATACCTTTAAGGGAAGGAAGAGATCTGCTCATGATTCATGTAAGTTTGGTGATCTTAATCGAGTTATGCGCAACTTTCTCGCTGAAGTTGATCGTATTTGGAGACCGTTGCCTTTCCTTTTCTGTAGAGAGGTACAGAGGGAGTATGGATTCAAGGGGGAACTTCCCCTGAAGGAACCACGTGTATTTTGCCTGACTGAACCTTGCATAGTTGATCTCGTAAAAGCACCTTTCTTTGTTGTCACACTAGAAGAGGTCGAAATTGCTAGTTTGGTGCTAGTTAAACCTGAGATGACAGTGTTTAACCTGACATTCGTGTTAAAGGACTTCACGCACGATGTGCTTCAGATATACTCAATTCCTGAAATGAAACTCGATGGTATCAAACAGTCGCTTGATATCAGAAGTGTCAAGTACTACGAGAACGATAGTCTAGATTTAGATATTGGACAGTGGAGGTCCAGGttggagaatataagacttcATCCAGAGACGTTCATGGAGGAGGGCGGATGGGATAAGTTCAACTCAGGAGAGAGTGATGCTGATTACTCTGACAGCTCGGCGGCGAGTATTGAGAATTACTCTGACTTCTCAGGGATGGATTACAACTCTGACAAGCAATCATCTGATAGTGATCAGGAGATAGGCTCACCCGCAGATAAAAAAAAGAATACTTGCTACCCCGATGGCAAACCTGGTCAAGTGTCTAGTTCTGGCcgtaaaaaaagagaaaagaatgaAGTGCCTTCAACTCGGATATTGAGAACTAGGAGGACAGTGGGTGAACAGTcgttggtattatcagaagaatcagATGATGAATGTCTCAGGCCCAGATatagaagaaaaggaaaaaaatgtgCAACTCCAACAAAGCTTATTTCTAAAGTAAGAGGACCGGTGGTGGTGTCGGATAGTGAAGAGTag
- the LOC113288403 gene encoding FACT complex subunit SPT16-like isoform X1, producing the protein MDAEGNIITPDNKSSLLVEEEEEEEYELLGNDSKSFSKHLKFMRRYRPDLLYQEIFRSDNRYKYTRELRKQNQAKLSRTLHKRTYERLGVTKPLYNVEMYNKLFGEGNDTTSDSSKKVELLEGKLPRVRLSNVSIYPAAVTRTRREMIGTLEAYLNGFRYSPFQIDIMYSNVKHAFFQYGEEEKDGDETIPPLLHLHLRNPIKVGTEMEKDIQFRMVHTFKGRKRSAHDSCKFGDLNRVMRNFLAEVDRIWRPLPFLFCREVQREYGFKGELPLKEPRVFCLTEPCIVDLVKAPFFVVTLEEVEIASLVLVKPEMTVFNLTFVLKDFTHDVLQIYSIPEMKLDGIKQSLDIRSVKYYENDSLDLDIGQWRSRLENIRLHPETFMEEGGWDKFNSGESDADYSDSSAASIENYSDFSGMDYNSDKQSSDSDQEIGSPADKKKNTCYPDGKPGQVSSSGRKKREKNEVPSTRILRTRRTVGEQSLVLSEESDDECLRPRYRRKGKKCATPTKLISKVRGPVVVSDSEE; encoded by the exons ATGGATGCAGAAGGCAATATCATCACCCCAGACAACAAAAG TTCTCTTctagtggaggaggaggaggaggaggaatatGAATTACTGGGAAACGACTCCAAAAGCTTCAGCAAGCATTTGAAGTTTATGAGGCGTTACCGTCCAGACCTTTTGTATCAGGAGATTTTTAGGTCTGACAACCGTTACAAGTATACCAGGGAGTTGAGGAAGCAGAATCAGGCTAAACTTTCACGTACCTTACACAAACGTACTTATGAGAGGTTGGGGGTCACTAAGCCTCTATACAACGTTGAGATGTACAACAAACTCTTCGGAGAAGGAAATGATACCACTTCGGATTCTTCCAAGAAAGTTGAATTGCTAGAAGGAAAACTCCCTCGTGTACGGTTATCTAATGTGTCAATATATCCCGCAGCGGTGACAAGAACTCGTAGAGAGATGATTGGCACCCTTGAAGCATATTTGAATGGTTTCCGTTATTCACCTTTCCAGATAGATATCATGTACAGTAATGTAAAACATGCTTTCTTTCAATATGGAGAGGAAGAGAAAGATGGAGACGAGACCATCCCGCCTCTCTTACACTTGCACTTGCGCAACCCAATCAAGGTGGGGACCGAGATGGAAAAGGATATCCAGTTCCGTATGGTACATACCTTTAAGGGAAGGAAGAGATCTGCTCATGATTCATGTAAGTTTGGTGATCTTAATCGAGTTATGCGCAACTTTCTCGCTGAAGTTGATCGTATTTGGAGACCGTTGCCTTTCCTTTTCTGTAGAGAGGTACAGAGGGAGTATGGATTCAAGGGGGAACTTCCCCTGAAGGAACCACGTGTATTTTGCCTGACTGAACCTTGCATAGTTGATCTCGTAAAAGCACCTTTCTTTGTTGTCACACTAGAAGAGGTCGAAATTGCTAGTTTGGTGCTAGTTAAACCTGAGATGACAGTGTTTAACCTGACATTCGTGTTAAAGGACTTCACGCACGATGTGCTTCAGATATACTCAATTCCTGAAATGAAACTCGATGGTATCAAACAGTCGCTTGATATCAGAAGTGTCAAGTACTACGAGAACGATAGTCTAGATTTAGATATTGGACAGTGGAGGTCCAGGttggagaatataagacttcATCCAGAGACGTTCATGGAGGAGGGCGGATGGGATAAGTTCAACTCAGGAGAGAGTGATGCTGATTACTCTGACAGCTCGGCGGCGAGTATTGAGAATTACTCTGACTTCTCAGGGATGGATTACAACTCTGACAAGCAATCATCTGATAGTGATCAGGAGATAGGCTCACCCGCAGATAAAAAAAAGAATACTTGCTACCCCGATGGCAAACCTGGTCAAGTGTCTAGTTCTGGCcgtaaaaaaagagaaaagaatgaAGTGCCTTCAACTCGGATATTGAGAACTAGGAGGACAGTGGGTGAACAGTcgttggtattatcagaagaatcagATGATGAATGTCTCAGGCCCAGATatagaagaaaaggaaaaaaatgtgCAACTCCAACAAAGCTTATTTCTAAAGTAAGAGGACCGGTGGTGGTGTCGGATAGTGAAGAGTag